The proteins below come from a single Eucalyptus grandis isolate ANBG69807.140 chromosome 3, ASM1654582v1, whole genome shotgun sequence genomic window:
- the LOC104439563 gene encoding tRNA pseudouridine synthase A isoform X2 codes for MNVGRFIPRRQSSFPPELLPDQTPSRRRDLQPPTASDPLDGRRRAAGGGRRGEGPRPLRPRPPFQTRAVDGEGELRVHAQQALARSSGLLLRRRRWAVIALRAVRGREACEKSGLDSLPGGKRSGRWERRTYKIVLTYHGGSFDGWQKQPGLNTVQGSIERSLGDFVDEKKAKLLKDKSLPVEGCALVAGRTDKGVTALGQVCSFYTWRKDVEPQHIELAINTAAPGRLRAISVSEVSRSFHPNFSAKWRRYLYIFPFNDGENGEAREGTTEHVDKMSSKANSACRSNGFGNDIDNEDLQSLILSDKDEDFEGGNKQVSFEVSRVNQFLQLLEGKLLSYKMFARDTKASRNIGPPTECFLYHARAALGRLKGTDCQEGRKVMFIELVANRFLRKMVRVLVATSIREAVAGSEEDVLMKLMDSTCRRATAPPAPPDGLCLVDVGYTDFNPKTCLIKGS; via the exons ATGAATGTTGGCCGCTTCATTCCGCGGCGGCAATCGAGCTTCCCTCCCGAGCTCCTTCCCGATCAAACGCCCTCGAGGCGCCGCGACCTGCAACCGCCCACCGCCTCCGACCCTCTCGATGGCAGGCGGAGAGCCGCCGGCGGAGGCCGGCGAGGAGAGGGTCCACGTCCACTACGACCACGTCCTCCCTTCCAGACACGAGCGGTGGACGGCGAG GGAGAGCTTCGAGTTCATGCACAACAGGCCCTGGCAAGAAGTTCGGGACTTCTACTCCGACGTCGTCGATGGGCGGTCATCGCTCTCCGAGCTGTTCGGGGCCGAG AGGCTTGTGAGAAGTCTGGACTAGACAGTCTTCCAGGAGGAAAAAGGTCTGGCAGATGGGAAAGAAGAACATACAAGATTGTCCTTACTTATCATGGTGGTTCTTTTGATGGTTGGCAAAAGCAGCCTGGCTTAAACACTGTCCAGGG CTCAATAGAAAGATCTCTTGGGGATTTTGTGGATGAGAAGAAAGCTAAGCTCCTAAAGGACAAGTCCTTGCCAGTGGAGGGCTGTGCTTTGGTTGCTGGGCGTACCGATAAGGGAGTAACAGCTTTGGGGCAAGTCTGTTCATTCT ATACATGGAGAAAGGATGTTGAACCTCAACATATTGAACTTGCCATTAATACTGCAGCACCAGGGAGACTCAGGGCTATATCTGTTTCTGAG GTATCACGTTCATTCCATCCCAATTTCTCTGCAAAGTGGAGGCGTTATTTgtatatatttcctttcaatgaTGGAGAAAATGGGGAGGCAAGGGAGGGGACTACAGAGCATGTTGACAAAATGAGTTCAAAAGCTAATAGTGCATGCAGAAGCAATGGATTTGGGAATGATATTGATAATGAGGATCTTCAGAGTTTAATCTTATCTGACAAGGATGAGGATTTTGAAGGTGGAAATAAACAAGTGAGCTTTGAAGTTAGTCGGGTGAATCAATTTTTGCAGCTTCTAGAAGGGAAATTATTGTCATACAAGATGTTTGCTCGAGATACTAAGGCCTCAAGAAATAT TGGCCCACCAACAGAATGTTTCCTGTATCATGCTCGTGCTGCTTTGGGCAGATTAAAAGGCACG GATTgccaagaaggaagaaaagttaTGTTCATTGAGCTGGTTGCTAATCGATTCCTTCGGAAG ATGGTTCGGGTTCTTGTTGCGACATCAATAAGAGAAGCAGTGGCAGGTTCAGAGGAGGATGTGTTGATGAAGCTGATGGATTCAACATGTAGACGGGCGACTGCTCCTCCAGCTCCTCCTGATGGCCTGTGTCTCGTTGATGTCGGGTATACAGATTTCAATCCGAAAACTTGCCTCATTAAGGGATCTTGA
- the LOC104439563 gene encoding tRNA pseudouridine synthase A isoform X1, which produces MLAASFRGGNRASLPSSFPIKRPRGAATCNRPPPPTLSMAGGEPPAEAGEERVHVHYDHVLPSRHERWTARESFEFMHNRPWQEVRDFYSDVVDGRSSLSELFGAERSLVHDATEIPEACEKSGLDSLPGGKRSGRWERRTYKIVLTYHGGSFDGWQKQPGLNTVQGSIERSLGDFVDEKKAKLLKDKSLPVEGCALVAGRTDKGVTALGQVCSFYTWRKDVEPQHIELAINTAAPGRLRAISVSEVSRSFHPNFSAKWRRYLYIFPFNDGENGEAREGTTEHVDKMSSKANSACRSNGFGNDIDNEDLQSLILSDKDEDFEGGNKQVSFEVSRVNQFLQLLEGKLLSYKMFARDTKASRNIGPPTECFLYHARAALGRLKGTDCQEGRKVMFIELVANRFLRKMVRVLVATSIREAVAGSEEDVLMKLMDSTCRRATAPPAPPDGLCLVDVGYTDFNPKTCLIKGS; this is translated from the exons ATGTTGGCCGCTTCATTCCGCGGCGGCAATCGAGCTTCCCTCCCGAGCTCCTTCCCGATCAAACGCCCTCGAGGCGCCGCGACCTGCAACCGCCCACCGCCTCCGACCCTCTCGATGGCAGGCGGAGAGCCGCCGGCGGAGGCCGGCGAGGAGAGGGTCCACGTCCACTACGACCACGTCCTCCCTTCCAGACACGAGCGGTGGACGGCGAG GGAGAGCTTCGAGTTCATGCACAACAGGCCCTGGCAAGAAGTTCGGGACTTCTACTCCGACGTCGTCGATGGGCGGTCATCGCTCTCCGAGCTGTTCGGGGCCGAG AGATCTCTTGTTCATGATGCTACCGAAATTCCAGAGGCTTGTGAGAAGTCTGGACTAGACAGTCTTCCAGGAGGAAAAAGGTCTGGCAGATGGGAAAGAAGAACATACAAGATTGTCCTTACTTATCATGGTGGTTCTTTTGATGGTTGGCAAAAGCAGCCTGGCTTAAACACTGTCCAGGG CTCAATAGAAAGATCTCTTGGGGATTTTGTGGATGAGAAGAAAGCTAAGCTCCTAAAGGACAAGTCCTTGCCAGTGGAGGGCTGTGCTTTGGTTGCTGGGCGTACCGATAAGGGAGTAACAGCTTTGGGGCAAGTCTGTTCATTCT ATACATGGAGAAAGGATGTTGAACCTCAACATATTGAACTTGCCATTAATACTGCAGCACCAGGGAGACTCAGGGCTATATCTGTTTCTGAG GTATCACGTTCATTCCATCCCAATTTCTCTGCAAAGTGGAGGCGTTATTTgtatatatttcctttcaatgaTGGAGAAAATGGGGAGGCAAGGGAGGGGACTACAGAGCATGTTGACAAAATGAGTTCAAAAGCTAATAGTGCATGCAGAAGCAATGGATTTGGGAATGATATTGATAATGAGGATCTTCAGAGTTTAATCTTATCTGACAAGGATGAGGATTTTGAAGGTGGAAATAAACAAGTGAGCTTTGAAGTTAGTCGGGTGAATCAATTTTTGCAGCTTCTAGAAGGGAAATTATTGTCATACAAGATGTTTGCTCGAGATACTAAGGCCTCAAGAAATAT TGGCCCACCAACAGAATGTTTCCTGTATCATGCTCGTGCTGCTTTGGGCAGATTAAAAGGCACG GATTgccaagaaggaagaaaagttaTGTTCATTGAGCTGGTTGCTAATCGATTCCTTCGGAAG ATGGTTCGGGTTCTTGTTGCGACATCAATAAGAGAAGCAGTGGCAGGTTCAGAGGAGGATGTGTTGATGAAGCTGATGGATTCAACATGTAGACGGGCGACTGCTCCTCCAGCTCCTCCTGATGGCCTGTGTCTCGTTGATGTCGGGTATACAGATTTCAATCCGAAAACTTGCCTCATTAAGGGATCTTGA
- the LOC104437300 gene encoding LOW QUALITY PROTEIN: pollen receptor-like kinase 1 (The sequence of the model RefSeq protein was modified relative to this genomic sequence to represent the inferred CDS: inserted 1 base in 1 codon), whose protein sequence is MAPRARPTFWSLLFVILLLDGVATTFSASSEADSLLKFKSSLDDQSNALANWNSGSPCIGDQANWIGVLCMKGSVWGLQLENRGLEGEIDVDSLAGLPSLRTLSFMNNSFNGPMPEIKKLGALKSVFLSYNRFSGEIPADSFEGMSYLKKLHLAGNQFEGAIPSSLTQLPRLLELRLEGNQFTGQIPAFAQHNLLLLDVSNNELDGPIPASLANMNSSSFSGNEGLCGAPLSPCTAAPASSDKRAAQVSPPXLIYAIVASVLFLMALVLLIFCLRRRNQTSQSIEAPPPSNLQKKASFKEEGHVRHGSPDNSSSGKKAENFKLSFVREDREKFDLQDLLKASAEILGSGCFGSSYKAALFSGSAMVVKRFRQMNNVGREEFQEHMRRLGRLRHPNLLPLVAYYYRKEEKLLVSDYVENGSLAVYLHSNHARGKPALDWPTRLKVVKGVAKGLTYLYNELPSLIAPHGHLKSSNVLLATTLEPLLTDYGLIPVINQENAQDLMVAYKSPEYLQNKRITKKTDVWSLGILILEILTGKFPANFLQQGQQGSDQDDLATWVRLVAGEADQWPAEVFDKEMRAKSESEGEMLKLLKIGLRCCEGDVEKRWDMKEVVQKIEEVREKDNDEDFYSSYAGESDVRSSRGLSDEINFSIPI, encoded by the exons ATGGCTCCCCGAGCTCGACCAACGTTTTGGAGCCTCTTATTTGTTATCCTATTGCTTGATGGAGTGGCCACCACCTTCAGCGCCTCCTCGGAAGCCGATTCCCTCCTCAAGTTCAAGAGCTCCCTGGATGATCAGAGCAATGCGTTGGCCAACTGGAATAGCGGCTCCCCGTGCATCGGTGACCAGGCGAATTGGATTGGTGTCCTTTGCATGAAGGGCAGCGTCTGGGGGCTGCAGCTTGAGAACAGGGGGCTTGAGGGTGAGATTGATGTGGACTCCCTGGCGGGGTTGCCGTCCTTGAGGACTTTGAGCTTCATGAACAACAGCTTCAATGGCCCGATGCCCGAGATCAAGAAGCTTGGGGCTCTGAAATCCGTTTTCCTGTCATACAACCGTTTCTCAGGGGAGATCCCCGCCGATTCCTTCGAGGGTATGTCGTATTTGAAGAAGCTGCATTTGGCAGGAAACCAGTTCGAGGGCGCCATACCTTCGTCATTGACGCAACTGCCAAGGCTTTTGGAGCTGAGGCTCGAAGGGAACCAATTCACGGGACAGATCCCGGCTTTTGCGCAGCACAATCTCTTGCTTTTGGATGTATCCAACAACGAACTGGATGGTCCAATCCCGGCCAGCCTTGCTAACATGAACTCTAGCTCATTTTCAG GCAATGAAGGATTGTGCGGAGCACCGTTAAGTCCATGCACGGCTGCTCCAGCATCATCAGATAAAAGGGCAGCTCAAGTTTCACCGC TCTTGATTTATGCGATCGTGGCTAGTGTACTCTTCCTGATGGCCCTTGTCTTGCTGATCTTTTGCCTGCGAAGGCGGAACCAGACCTCACAATCGATTGAGGCCCCTCCACCATCCAACCTGCAGAAGAAGGCGAGCTTCAAGGAAGAAGGCCATGTCAGGCATGGCTCACCCGACAACTCCAGTAGTGGCAAGAAGGCCGAGAACTTCAAGCTGTCATTCGTCAGGGAAGATCGGGAGAAGTTTGACCTGCAGGACTTGCTGAAAGCATCGGCAGAGATATTGGGGAGCGGGTGCTTTGGGTCATCTTACAAAGCAGCCCTGTTTAGTGGGTCAGCCATGGTGGTCAAGAGGTTCCGGCAAATGAACAATGTTGGCAGAGAGGAGTTCCAAGAGCACATGAGGAGGCTGGGCAGGCTGAGACACCCCAACTTGCTTCCTCTTGTGGCTTACTACTACagaaaggaagagaagctcTTGGTCTCTGATTACGTCGAGAATGGAAGCTTGGCTGTTTATCTACACA GCAACCATGCGCGAGGCAAGCCTGCTCTTGACTGGCCGACGAGGCTGAAAGTCGTTAAGGGAGTGGCTAAAGGACTTACCTATCTCTACAACGAACTCCCCAGCCTCATTGCCCCACACGGTCACCTCAAGTCATCCAATGTCCTCCTTGCCACAACCCTCGAGCCTCTTCTCACCGACTACGGGCTCATCCCAGTGATCAATCAGGAAAACGCTCAGGACCTCATGGTTGCCTACAAGTCGCCCGAATACCTTCAGAACAAGCGCATCACAAAGAAGACCGACGTCTGGAGCCTTGGAATCCTGATCCTGGAGATCCTGACAGGAAAGTTCCCTGCCAACTTCCTGCAGCAGGGTCAACAGGGGAGCGATCAGGATGACTTGGCAACGTGGGTCAGGTTAGTCGCTGGGGAAGCTGATCAGTGGCCGGCCGAGGTGTTCGACAAGGAGATGAGGGCCAAGAGCGAAAGCGAGGGCGAGATGCTAAAACTCCTCAAGATTGGTTTGAGGTGTTGCGAGGGTGACGTCGAGAAGAGGTGGGACATGAAGGAGGTCGTGCAGAAGATTGAGGAGGTGAGAGAAAAGGACAACGACGAGGACTTCTATTCTTCTTACGCAGGCGAAAGTGATGTTCGCTCATCGAGGGGGCTATCTGATgaaatcaatttctctattCCCATCTGA